A portion of the Scleropages formosus chromosome 15, fSclFor1.1, whole genome shotgun sequence genome contains these proteins:
- the ralgapa1 gene encoding ral GTPase-activating protein subunit alpha-1 isoform X3, translating to MFSKKPHGDVKKSTQKVLDPKKDVLTRLKHLRIVIENSESVDLKHFFDQNYSHIYYVFFENFVTIEANLKQKGHKSQREELDSILFIFEKILQLLPERIQGLWQFHSIGLILKKLLHTGNSLKIRREGVRLFLLWMQALQTSCQQEQLWIFACLIPGFPPPSSEHGPRTLDGLVNPPLSLQDTQVTPEEISPLVPPQSGDKGQEDLTGYFLEALLKYMVNQAKSLEWKCKENHEKGFAFLFGNFKKYYLPHIFPNFSNETSLYSPILEIPHMRPKPHYIIVKRDPETNEAIYCTKEMYLNARVIFIRWLVSFWLEPRATGGTHIPGMDGDNVPKNIQKAAAGLAAREEGLARGSEGLDGGGEPEQSHSNTSTLTEREPSSSSLCSVDEEHLTDIEVLRKVFCSSRANVNFITEVFRQAFLLPMCEAAAMRKVVRVYQEWISQEDKPIFMREPEEDRCFHPTANPGNSADHGLDKEREEEKALKTPSSGRNPGGVRGPSCKGPEESVCAGVQATLQVFITNSSNVFLLEPANDIKFLLEEHVDMCKRVLNIYRSLVMHETMDQKTWEQILLVLLRVTECVMKKPPSIMPQGKKNTLSGRLAGAIFQTLIVAWIKGNLNVYISRELWDELLQVLSSLTSWEELVTEWSLTMETLTKVLARNLYSLDLGELPLDKLSEQKQKKHKGKGGVHEGQKLSVDRSFSKGWSRDPPGQVLMRQRSATTAGSPGIEKARSIVRQKTVALRSVSTGDSLLSSAFIRSAKSAPVLIHPLHPLLPDSVLTPLADELSDLEDPPVATRGPRTRHFSQGEDTPPSEVFSASAEEQPLPRSSSTSDIMEPFIAERVKGALPVPDSPSLTGPGSTLDVGDSIYDHLCQMGGALGGLLSAPIPILPTQGDVGEREEDVEEEDDLLASLRDYLSQGGMVGSEQAEEQDSGRLRAAQGESADSADEDSVDQQEQLEHPEQPEQDVYKCLEHCSKESQGGGTLLRQDASDWESEPPPQAHGPTGPMALKARLSRKRPGGVHVSFRPSTESVQFHNPPEHKEGLWKTRLRRLSHFSSTGGHTTVSAGLSPLSGDLLPEREVVTRRRLGRGSLMPRSRSRSQESGCSHWQQQQGALGGVYKSVVHALSKPKAHASPQRHSRAAAEAPLRELYSHVMGYFGRKSPANKEDLGQSLRVASTDADSSNPNISDLMDEFIQERLRTRNTAGMTRRGSSPGSLEIPKDFPDLLTRQSAMRPADDPGVPSEWTSPASASGSDLISSDSQSDSFSAFQEDGCKFENFSFGPEGCSVSCLEQDGLGVPMQTAEEQELASLTTLRIDSETSSLSQLGLSADTATITGSDSASPAHSPRCSPSQTPSPATLNAEPIEHKELQLDQKLHHSVLQTPDDLETSEFPTEDCSVMAGGTLTGWHADVATVMWRRMLGILGDVNAIKDPEIHAQVFDYLCELWQNLAKIRDNLGISLDNQSSPPPPALIPPLRILTPWLFKATMLTDRFKQGKLHAYKLICKIMKRRQDVSPNSDFLTHFYNIMHGGLLHVDQDIVNTIIKHCSPRFFSIGLPGATMLILDFIVAASRVTACSSLNAPRVEAQILLGSLVCFPNLYEELPALHPTTADMVMTKFRDVKEHIIKHILSSAREEPSAPARCVALCSLGLWLCEELMHNTCHPQIKDALNVLCVTLKFPNKTVALVASDIVHLLINYVDDLQKFPPDTPKKIIEVLIATITHLLPSTESSPHELDKRLVVSLLLCLLDWVMALPPITLLQPIRTLGPEKSDKSVLSCIYKVLHGCVYGAQNFSNPKYFPIHLSDLATADYDPLLPLDSLKEPEPLHSPDSERSSKLQPVTEVKSRMQHGLISIAARTVITHLVNHLGHYPMSGGPAMLTSQVCENHDNPYSESPDLSAELFDSPNLQFFVLNGTTLLSSLQIHAEDNVPGGGMAAGLTSAAACVRLIVRDISGKYSWDSAVLYGPPQCIQSGLSPSLVVPPHHTQNGPQGTEHELQGEEQQEEAELTLEEAELEEEGQENGEDEAALEFAAPLAKRRCREVVPSWDSMQDGEDALDEMLQYLGVSSPECLQRAGTPLNVPAPPPSCVSEKMENDVINAILKQFTEEKDFSERRDHNLHMCAMQQEQPIPQKPQSAFYYCRLLLNLLGMNSWEKRSSFHLLKKNEKLLRELKNLDSRQCRETHKIAVFYVAEGQEDKHSILSNTSGSLAYEDFVSGLGWEVDLTTHCGFMGGLQRNRSTGLTMPYFATSTVEVMFHVSTRMPPDSDDSLTKKLRHLGNDEVHIVWSEHSRDYRRGIIPTEFGDVLIIIYPMKNHMYSIQILKKPEVPFFGPLFDGAIVDEKILPTVVRATAINASRALKSLIPLYQNFYEERARYLETIVQHHLEPTTFEDYAAQVFCPAPFHQLPSEADH from the exons atgttttcaaaaaagcCTCATGGAGACGTCAAGAAGTCGACACAGAAAGTGTTGGACCCGAAGAAGGACGTGTTGACGCGTCTGAAGCACCTCCGGATCGTCATAG AGAATTCAGAGTCAGTTGACCTGAAGCACTTCTTTGACCAGAACTACTCCCACATCTACTACGTGTTCTTTGAAAATTTTGTCACAATTGAAGCCAACCTAAAACAGAAAG GTCACAAATCTCAAAGGGAGGAGCTTGACTCCATTCTATTCATATTTGAG AAAAttctccagctgctgcctgAGCGAATCCAGGGACTATGGCAGTTCCACAGCATTG GGTTGATCCTCAAGAAACTGCTCCACACTGGCAACTCCTTAAAG ATTCGGCGGGAAGGTGTACGACTCTTCTTGCTGTGGATGCAGGCCCTGCAGACCAGCTGCCAGCAAGAGCAGCTGTGGATATTTGCGTGTCTCATCCCTGGATTCCCGCCCCCATCCTCAGAGCATGGCCCCCGAACTCTTGATGGCCTTGTCAACCCACCGCTCAGTCTCCAGGACA CTCAAGTCACTCCTGAAGAGATCAGCCCCCTTGTGCCCCCTCAATCTGGAGACAAAGGCCAGGAAGATCTAACTGGCTACTTCCTAGAAGCACTTTTGAAATACATGGTAAACCAG GCAAAAAGTCTGGAGTGGAAATGCAAAGAGAACCATGAGAAGGGATTTGCCTTCTTATTTGGAAACTTTAAGAAGTATTACCTTCCCCACATCTTTCCTAACTTCTCCAATGAGACCAGTCTGTACAGTCCTATACTGG AAATTCCGCACATGAGACCAAAGCCTCATTACATCATAGTAAAGAGGGACCCAGAGACCAATGAAGCCATTTATTGCACTAAGGAGATGTACCTGAACGCCCGGGTGATCTTCATCCGCTGGCTAGTGTCCTTCTGGTTGGAACCACGAGCCACTGGTGGGACACACATCCCTGGAATGGACGGGGACAACGTGCCAAAGAACATCCAG aaagcagcagcaggatTAGCAGCACGGGAGGAGGGGTTGGCCCGGGGGTCAGAAGGCTTGGATGGAGGAGGCGAGCCAGAGCAGTCGCACTCCAACACCAGTACACTGACAGAGAGGGAGCCCAGCTCCTCCAGTCTGTGCAGCGTGGATGAGGAGCACCTCACAGACATTGAGGTGCTACGCAAGGTCTTTTGCTCTTCTAGAGCCAATGTCAATTTCATCACGGAGGTCTTCCGACAG GCCTTCCTGCTGCCTATGTGTGAGGCAGCAGCCATGCGGAAGGTGGTTCGAGTCTACCAGGAGTGGATCTCTCAGGAGGACAAGCCTATCTTCATGAGGGAGCCTGAGGAGGACCGCTGCTTCCATCCCACTGCCAACCCTGGAAACTCTGCAGATCACGGACTGGACAAAGAGAGGGAGGAA GAGAAAGCACTGAAAACCCCCAGTAGTGGCAGGAACCCCGGCGGGGTCCGAGGTCCCTCCTGCAAGGGGCcagaggagagtgtgtgtgcaggagtgCAGGCAACTCTGCAG GTATTTATCACCAACTCCTCCAATGTCTTCCTTCTGGAACCAGCCAATGACATAAAGTTCCTCCTTGAGGAGCATGTGGACATGTGCAAGCGGGTCCTCAACATCTACCGCAGCCTGGTCATGCATGAGACAATGGACCAGAAAACATG GGAACAGATCCTTCTGGTGCTCCTCCGTGTGACAGAATGTGTGATGAAGAAACCTCCCTCCATCATGCCCCAGGGAAAGAAGAACACCCTCTCTGGGAGGTTAGCGGGGGCCATCTTTCAG ACGCTAATCGTGGCCTGGATCAAGGGCAACCTGAATGTGTACATCTCACGTGAGCTGTGGGACGAGCTGCTGCAAGTGCTGTCCTCACTCACATCCTGGGAGGAGCTGGTCACTGAGTGGTCCCTTACCATGGAGACACTCACCAAGGTGCTCGCGCGCAACCTCTACAGCCTGGACCTAGGCGAGCTGCCTCTGGACAAGCTCagcgagcagaagcagaagaagcaTAAGGGGAAAG GGGGTGTTCACGAGGGTCAGAAGCTGTCTGTGGACCGGTCTTTCTCGAAGGGCTGGAGCCGTGACCCTCCAGGGCAGGTGCTGATGAGGCAGCGTAGTGCCACCACTGCAGGCTCACCGGGTATTGAGAAAGCCAGGAGCATTGTCCGCCAGAAGACAGTGG CACTGAGGAGCGTATCCACCGGCGACAGCCTCCTGTCTTCAGCCTTTATCCGCAGCGCCAAAAGCGCCCCTGTCCTGATCCATCCTCTCCACCCTCTCCTGCCTGACTCTGTCCTCACTCCCCTAGCTGATGAGCTGTCAG ACCTGGAGGACCCCCCTGTGGCGACACGCGGCCCTCGCACACGACATTTCTCCCAGGGTGAGGACACGCCTCCCTCTGAGGTTTTCTCCGCGTCTGCTGAGGAACAGCCCCTCccccgcagcagcagcacatctgACATCATGGAGCCCTTCATCGCCGAGCGGGTCAAAGGTGCACTTCCTGTTCCCGACAGTCCGTCTCTTACTGGCCCTGGCTCTACTCTAGATGTGGGGGATAGCATCTATGACCACCTATGTCAGATGGGGGGGGCATTAGGGGGGCTCCTGAGTGCCCCTATACCTATTCTGCCCACCCAGGGAGATGTGGGAGAAAGGGAGGAGGAtgtggaggaggaagatgacCTGCTGGCCTCTCTCAGGGATTACCTGTCACAAGGGGGGATGGTAGGTAGTGAGCAGGCAGAGGAGCAGGATTCAGGCAGGTTGAGAGCAGCGCAGGGGGAGAGTGCTGACTCTGCAGATGAGGACAGCGTAGaccagcaggagcagctggagcacCCGGAACAGCCAGAGCAGGACGTCTACAAGTGTTTAGAACACTGCAGCAAGGAATcccagggtggtgggactctgCTCCGGCAGGACGCCAGTGACTGGGAGTCCGAGCCACCCCCTCAAGCACATGGTCCCACGGGCCCCATGGCCCTGAAGGCACGGCTGAGCAGAAAACGTCCAGGCGGAGTGCATGTTAGCTTTCGGCCATCCACAGAGTCTGTGCAGTTCCACAACCCTCCGGAGCACAAGGAGGGACTCTGGAAGACTCGCCTCCGCAGGCTCAGCCACTTCAGCAGCACTGGGGGCCACACCACTGTGAGTGCAGGACTGAGCCCGCTGTCTGGGGACTTGCTGCCAGAGAGGGAAGTGGTGACACGCCGACGGCTGGGCCGTGGTTCCCTGATGCCCAGGTCCAGGTCCCGGAGCCAGGAATCTGGCTGCAGTCACTGGCAGCAGCAACAGGGGGCGCTGGGCGGGGTGTATAAATCTGTCGTACATGCTCTCTCCAAGCCAAAGGCCCACGCATCcccacagcggcacagcagggcAGCGGCCGAGGCACCCCTGAGGGAGCTCTACTCACATGTAATGGGCTATTTTGGAAGGAAATCACCAG CCAACAAGGAGGACCTGGGCCAAAGCTTGCGTGTGGCTTCCACAGATGCGGACAGCAGCAACCCCAACATCAGTGACCTCATGGACGAATTCATCCAAGAGAGGCTGAGGACCCGAAACACTGCG GGAATGACCCGGCGGGGCAGTAGCCCTGGAAGCCTTGAGATCCCCAAGGACTTTCCAGACCTGTTGACCCGGCAGAGTGCTATGCGGCCAGCAGATGACCCAGGAGTACCCTCAGAGTGGACCTCGCCAGCAAGTGCCAGTGGTAGTGATCTCATCAGCTCTGACAGCCAATCAGACTCCTTTAGTGCCTTCCAGGAGGATGGCTGCAAGTTTGAAA ACTTCAGCTTTGGGCCAGAGGGCTGCAGTGTGAGCTGTCTGGAGCAGGATGGTCTCGGGGTCCCAATGCAGACGGctgaggagcaggagctggccaGCCTAACTACCCTCCGCATTGACTCAGAGACCAGCAGTTTAAGCCAGCTGGGTCTGTCAGCTGACACTGCAACCATCACTG GGTCAGACAGTGCTTCGCCAGCGCATTCCCCCCGCTGCTCCCCATCGCAGACCCCATCTCCTGCTACACTCAATGCAGAGCCCATTGAGCACAAGGAGTTGCAGCTGGACCAGAAACTGCACCACTCTGTGCTGCAAACCCCCGACGATCTGG AGACCAGCGAATTCCCTACAGAAGACTGCAGCGTCATGGCAGGAGGAACCCTGACTGGCTGGCATGCTGATGTTGCCACGGTGATGTGGAGGCGTATGCTTGGCATCCTGGGAGATGTTAATGCCATCAAGGACCCAGAGATCCATGCTCAGGTGTTTGACTACCTGTGTGAGCTGTGGCAGAACCTGGCCAAG ATTAGAGACAACTTGGGCATATCCCTGGACAACCAGAGTTCCCCACCTCCACCAGCTCTAATTCCACCCCTGCGCATCTTGACACCCTGGCTTTTCAAG GCAACCATGCTGACTGACAGGTTCAAGCAGGGGAAGCTGCATGCCTACAAGCTCATTTGCAAGATCATGAAGCGGCGGCAGGATGTCTCTCCCAACTCAGACTTCCTCACACACTTCTACAACATCATGCACGGTGGTCTGCTACATGTGGACCAG GACATAGTGAACACCATCATAAAGCACTGCTCCCCACGTTTCTTCTCCATTGGTCTACCAGGGGCCACTATGCTCATCCTGGACTTCATCGTGGCGGCTAGCAGGGTGACGGCCTGCTCCTCCCTCAAT GCCCCACGAGTGGAGGCTCAGATCCTGTTGGGTTCATTAGTATGTTTCCCCAACCTGTACGAAGAGCTGCCTGCTCTGCACCCCACAACTGCGGACATGGTCATGACCAAGTTCAGGGACGTCAAG GAACACATCATCAAACACATACTGAGCTCTGCTAGAGAAGAGCCCTCAGCCCCAGCCAG GTGTGTGGCGCTGTGCAGTCTTGGACTCTGGCTGTGTGAGGAACTGATGCACAACACCTGCCACCCACAGATCAAGGATGCCCTCAATGTTCTCTGTGTCACCCTTAAG TTCCCCAACAAGACCGTAGCCCTTGTGGCCTCAGACATTGTCCACCTGCTCATCAACTATGTGGATGACCTTCAGAAGTTCCCACCTGACACACCCAAGAAAATAATTGAG GTCCTCATTGCCACCATCACACACTTGTTGCCATCCACAGAATCCTCACCCCATGAGCTGGATAAGCGG CTGGTGGTGTCCCTGCTGCTGTGCCTGCTGGACTGGGTTATGGCACTGCCACCCATAACCCTGCTGCAGCCCATCCGTACACTTGGCCCAGAGAAATCCGACAAGTCCGTTCTTAGCTGCATCTATAAG GTTCTTCACGGGTGTGTGTATGGGGCCCAGAACTTCAGCAATCCCAAGTACTTTCCTATTCACCTGTCGGACCTGGCCACTGCTGACTATGACCCGCTGCTCCCGTTGGACAGCTTGAAAGAGCCAGAACCACTGCATTCTCCCGATTCGGAACGCTCATCTAAGCTGCAGCCTGTTACAGAGG TGAAGAGCCGCATGCAGCATGGCCTGATCTCCATAGCGGCGCGTACTGTCATCACGCATCTGGTCAATCACCTAGGTCACTACCCTATGAGTGGTGGGCCAGCCATGCTGACCAGTCAGGTGTGTGAGAACCACGACAACCCCTACAGTGAGAGTCCTGACCTGTCAGCTGAGCTCTTTGACAGCCCTAACCTGCAGTTTTTTGTGCTCAACGGCACCACATTACTATCAAGCCTGCAGATCCATGCGGAAGACAATGTCCCTGGTGGCGGCATGGCAGCTGGCCTCACCAGTGCTGCTGCTTGTGTGCGCCTCATCGTGCGTGACATCTCCGGCAAGTACTCATGGGACTCTGCAGTACTCTACGGGCCACCCCAATGTATTCAGTCCGGCCTTTCCCCTAGCCTTGTAGTCCCACCTCACCATACTCAGAATGGTCCACAGGGGACAGAGCATGAACTGCAAGGGGAAGaacagcaggaagaggcagagTTGACCCTGGAGGAGgcggagctggaggaagagggccAGGAGAATGGTGAAGATGAGGCTGCGCTAGAGTTTGCAGCACCCCTTGCAAAGCGTCGGTGCCGAGAGGTTGTGCCATCCTGGGACTCAATGCAGGATGGGGAGGATGCATTAGATGAGATGCTGCAGTACCTAGGTGTAAGCAGTCCAGAATGCCTACAGCGGGCTGGCACCCCACTCAACGTACCTGCCCCACCTCCCTCCTGCGTCTCCGAAAAGATGGAGAATGATGTCATCAATGCCATCCTTAAACAGTTCACAGAGGAGAAGGACTTCAGCGAACGCCGAGACCACAATCTCCACATGTGTGCTATGCAGCAAGAGCAGCCAATCCCTCAGAAGCCCCAGTCAGCTTTCTACTACTGCCGACTGCTGCTCAACCTGCTTGGTATGAACTCCTGGGAGAAAAG GAGCAGCTTCCACCTCCTGAAGAAGAATGAGAAGTTGTTGAGGGAGTTAAAGAATTTGGATTCCAGACAGTG CCGAGAGACGCACAAGATCGCTGTGTTCTATGTGGCTGAGGGCCAGGAGGACAAGCACTCGATCCTGTCCAATACAAGTGGCAGCCTGGCTTATGAAGATTTTGTATCTGGACTGGGCTGGGAG GTGGACCTCACCACCCACTGTGGTTTCATGGGTGGCCTGCAGCGGAACCGCAGCACTGGGCTTACCATGCCCTACTTTGCAACCTCTACCGTGGAAGTCATGTTTCACGTGTCTACACGCATGCCGCCTGACTCTGATGACTCACTTACAAAAAAG